The genomic DNA CCGATCATTCTGTAACCTTCGAATATCCCTCACCCGATGGAAAACTCCTGCTCCGGAAAACATACTCGTTTGAACCTGGCGATCCTGCCAAAAGGGATACGTTCTCCAAAGGTTATCAGCTCAACGTCAAACTCGATTTTGCCAACCTGAGCGATCAACCTCTCGAATTGCAATACGACCTGCAGGGCCCTGTCGGCTTTCCGCTTGAGAATGAAGAAAACACGCGTCGCTATCTGGCCATTCAAGCCGGGTTTGATAGCGGCAGTGGTGTCCGGCACGAACAGGTTCAGGCCAGCGAAATCGCCAAACAGGCAGCCGCAGGAGAAATTGAAAACTTCAAGGCTCCTCTACGATATCTGGGAGTCGATGGGCAATACTTTGCCACTCTCTTAGCCCCTCAGGAAGATCAGACAGAGAATAACTGGATCAAAATCGCTCAGCCGTTGTTGCTGAAAAAACGAACGAAAAAAGAGTACAGCCAGATTAGTTTCTCTCTGGAATCCAATCCCGTAAAAATTGCGCCTCAGCAAACTGTTACTCAAGAATACACCCTATTTGCCGGTCCCAAACGGATTGCTCTGCTGCAGCCGTTCAGTGCTGAAGATATGATTGAATATGGCTGGTTCGGCTGGCTTGTCAAAATCATGATGGCGATTCTCGGCTTCTTTCATAACAGTCTGATGCTTCCCTACGGCATTGCCATTATCATGCTGACCGTGATGGTGCGAGCCTGTATGTATCCCATCTCTCGCAAGCACGCCTTGGCTGCTAAGCGGATGAAAGAGTTGCAGCCAAAGTTTGAGGAAGCCAAAAAGAAATACGAGAACGACAAAGAAAAACTGGCCAAAGCTCAGATGGATCTGATGAAGGAAAGCGGATTCTTCGCCGGCTGTCTGCCGATGATCCTGCAGATTCCGATTTTCATCAGCCTGTATCAATCGTTGTATATTTCGGTCGATTTGCGGATGGCTCAGTTCCTGTGGATCGACAACCTGGCCGCTCCCGATCATCTCTTCACGATGCCATTTGCATTACCCTGGCTGGGTTCCAGCTTCAATCTGCTGCCGATGCTGACCGTCTGCCTGTTTATCGTCCAGCAGAAGATGTTCGCTCCGCCTCCTGCTAACGAAGAACAGGCCCTGCAACAGAAGATGATGGGCTACATGATGATCTTCATCGGCTTCATGTTCTACAAAGTGCCAGCGGGTTTGTGCATCTACTTCATTGCGTCCTCAATGTGGGCAATCGCCGAACGAAAAATCCTCGACTTCCATGATACGACTGCTGAAACGCTAAGTAAGAAAAAAGCGGAGAACTTCAAGAAACCTGTGAATCAGGACGCTGGCGATAAAAAGGCTGGCTGGCTGCAAAACAAGATGGCGGCTCTGGATGCCGCGGCTAATCCGTCGAATAAGAAGTCTCAACTCAAACCCGTTGAAGATAATAAAAAAGGCAAATCGAAGTCGAAATAATCGCGAGCATACGTTTGACTAATTAGTACAAGCATGAAGCGTAAGCAATTGTGTCAAATCGCATTTCAACACACTCGCTTGCGCTTCGTGCTTGTAAAGGGCAAATTTTATCTTACGCTGAACATTCAACATTCAACTCTCAACCATAAATCCTCAACCCGGCAAGCCCCATGTTCGGCGAAAATTTGCCCCTCAGACCGATCGCTTTGCTTTGCCGTTCGTTGAGTACGCTCCTCGAAACCGGGGTTTCGGCTCATAAATCGTTTTTAATCGCTGGCGAGAAAGCCGCGGACGTTCGAGTCCGTCGGGCAACAATGCAGATTGCTGAAGAACTCCAAAAGGGATC from Rubinisphaera italica includes the following:
- the yidC gene encoding membrane protein insertase YidC, translating into MDQQRRLVTFFLLSMGVMFLWFNHGLPFFFPELTKRKAAQQIAAQKEKEAQNEVGPPAGTSSPSNPNLSQNGASSAEKLNSDTTAQADPKPEEIKLEEFPSRLITLGSSDLKSKDYMQVDLTSQGAAVLSLQLNDPRYRELTDRNQPLHLLGTVEGSSRVSFDMKSGSVDHLLMEYGKTLETVNWRVDDASLTDHSVTFEYPSPDGKLLLRKTYSFEPGDPAKRDTFSKGYQLNVKLDFANLSDQPLELQYDLQGPVGFPLENEENTRRYLAIQAGFDSGSGVRHEQVQASEIAKQAAAGEIENFKAPLRYLGVDGQYFATLLAPQEDQTENNWIKIAQPLLLKKRTKKEYSQISFSLESNPVKIAPQQTVTQEYTLFAGPKRIALLQPFSAEDMIEYGWFGWLVKIMMAILGFFHNSLMLPYGIAIIMLTVMVRACMYPISRKHALAAKRMKELQPKFEEAKKKYENDKEKLAKAQMDLMKESGFFAGCLPMILQIPIFISLYQSLYISVDLRMAQFLWIDNLAAPDHLFTMPFALPWLGSSFNLLPMLTVCLFIVQQKMFAPPPANEEQALQQKMMGYMMIFIGFMFYKVPAGLCIYFIASSMWAIAERKILDFHDTTAETLSKKKAENFKKPVNQDAGDKKAGWLQNKMAALDAAANPSNKKSQLKPVEDNKKGKSKSK